From the genome of Rhinoderma darwinii isolate aRhiDar2 chromosome 1, aRhiDar2.hap1, whole genome shotgun sequence:
GATGTCTGGTTCACCATATAATAACCCTAGGGCCGCAAAGAAGGtctcaacagaaaaaaaattagggGCATGAGGTCTCAACGAAAAGGCCCAGGTTTAAGGATCCTCCTGCAGTAGTGAAATGACGAGACCAACTCACTGCTGCTCAGTTCAAGTGAAAAAAGGTCTAAGTCGAAAATACAATTAACAACTCtccggaaaaataataaaagacttacgatCACTAGAAAAACGATCAGGCAAGTTAATTTTGGGTTCAACCAGAGTTGCGACTGGAATGACTGCTTGGACCTGCGCAGTTTCATCATGAGAAACCGTTCCGGACAGATTTTGTACCAGCTGAGTCAGATCGTGCATCTGTTCCACCAGGGTGTGCATAGGTTCCATAatgaaaaaagatcatttttaaaggcttgtgaatatgtaatggaattactggttgagcaattcccagggtggaagttttatggaattgctatgtgagtGATTCTCcacaggctgctggagactgtcaggactGAATAAATCCGCaatcccaaatccgtcacaactctgataaaCAGTGTCTAAGTCTAtgctatggttttcgccagagcccaccgcaaggcaggatggttttggctgcatagaacccaggttgttttaacagagttcggtgttggataagaggtgcaatgcaggcaataccagaacatgCAACAAGACaggcagagggtaaacagaaagtccaaatcacaaagcatggggatgtcaggaatagcagaggtcaatatcagccaggagcagaaagtccaaattcgtaagcaaagggtaatccagagacaagccgaggtccagttccaaaaagtccaaatagtcaaaggtacagggtatagtcaaaaGCTTGATCGAACACATGCAgcaaggaaattcacaagcaaagaacacagaagcaacccaggtttaagtactccacccttacacctgataggaagaaagacagagaatagGGATAGGCTGAACAGCTCAAAAGCTGGACTAGTAGTcaaggtaatcttaaagggacggacatTTCCTTACAGAGGTTTTGGGAAAATCAACGCACACGTTGGTATCCTCAACTAGTCTCAACCTTCAATATCCCTACTACTATGGAACCAGTTAAGTCCAAGCCATTGGGTCACACTTCCTTGCCTCCACAAGAGAGAACTCTTCAGATGACACAAAAAGGGCCTCTTCATTCCAGTTGTCCTATATTGAGCCAGTAAAACTACAAGGCGAAGGTGGATGCGGGTATAGTTCCTTAGGCCTAAAATTTTTCTTCCCTGTTGATAAACTGCTAGTACCTGTATCTTTCAATTTCAGGACTCACAATTCCTGTCTGGCTTATGTAGATTCTGGAGCTGCCGAGAATTTCATTGACTACATCTTTGCCAAGAAACTTCATATTCCTCTGTTGCCTCTATAAGAACTACTTCATCTCACCTTTGTCAATGTATGACTAATCCCTCAGGGTTATGTTCATCATCAAAGTACTCCAGTCTGCTTCCAAGTGGAAGTCTTTAATTTTAAATAAATTCCATTCCTGGTCCTCCCTCAATCCAAGTGCACGATGCTGTTGGGGTTACAATGGCTAAGACGTCATTTTCCTTTAATAGACTGGTCAACTGGTCAGATCATCCCCTGGGGTTCCTACTGTCTGTAGCACTGCCTTCTCTTGTTCCCCAAAGGCCTGAGACACTTTCAGAACATCACTCCTAGGACCTTCCAGGTCATGACCCATCCAGGGGTAGCGTTTACTCTCTGTCCCTGCCTGAGACTCTGGCAATGTCTGATTATATCAAAGAAAATCTCCAAAAGAGGATTCATCCAAAAGTCGTGCTTACCTGCTGGAGCAGAAATCTTCTTTactaagaaaaaagatggatccttGAAACCATGCATTGATTATCAAGGTCTGAACATGATTACAGTGAAGAACAGCTATCCACTTCCGCCAATCTCAGAACATGAGATCGTATCAGAGTCTTTTAATTTCTCCAAATTGGATCTTCAGTGAGCTTACAACTTGATCTGCATCAGAGAGGGAGATGAATAGAAAACCGCCTTCAACCCTTGGGACATGCACCACAAACATCTGGTGATACCATACAGCCTTTGTAATGCCCCTGTGATTTTCCAGCACTTCGTTAATGAGATTTTCCAGGATATCCTTTACCTATATGTTCTGGTTTATCTTGATGACATCCTTATTTTTTCCAGGGACCTATCATCtgcatgtctgttcagtcttacaGCAGCTGTGTTAGAACTTCCTGTACGCGAAGTTGGAGAAGTGTCTATTTAAGCAAAAAGAACTAACCTTCCTGGGTAACACCCTTGATCCTGACAAGGTCTCCCCAGCCTTGAACTGGCCGCAGCCTTTGGGGCTCAACGCTCTACAGAGATTCTTCGGCTTTGCAAACTGCTAAAGACAATTTATTTGAGACTTCTCCCAAGTTGTTTAGCCTCTCAGTTCTCTAATGAAGGGAGCAAATACCCAAGACTGGCCAGCTTCTGCGGTGCAAGCCTTTGAGCATCTCAAGTTCTGCTTTGCGTCTGCTCCGGTACTGAATCATCTAAGGCTCTCATTGCTGATGCTCAGCATAAATAGCGAGGACGGGGTGGCTGGCTGCAGAGAAAGTTAAACATATTCCGGTAGATGCTAGTCACTAGGGAAGCTCCAGTAGCTGACCATGGACAAATAGGTCACTGGAGCCTACCCAGCGGAGATTAAAAGCAACCAGAGTCCCCGGACAGACTGGGCACCATAGCTCAGGAGATGCTATATCTTCAACGGTAGATACAAcgtgatgtgaactgagcctaagagTTTCATCTTACAAGCTAGCTCCACATATTATTGGGCTAATCAAAGTTAAATTCTGCACCCTCTAATCAGCAAAAGGTTTTCTCCAAAGATCAAAACGCCTTTTCACTCTGTTCTAGAATACTGAGGAGATTTTGAGATAGAACAAATTCGAGACTGCAAGAAGGTTGGTGGAAAACTCTTCTATCTCATTCATTGGAAAGGATATGGTCCGGATGAAAGTAGTTGTTTCTTACCAAATACCTTCGGGGAGGGGCCCTGAGAGAAGGGGCACTATTACTCACCTCGGCCGGTTCCAGCGCCACGTCCATGATATCAGGCGTTGTGGCCCATTTAAAAGGGAATTATCCTGCCATCCAGTGCCTGGTAATTGAGGTACATCCTTCCTGGCTCTGTTCTTGTGCTTTTGTATTGCTATTGACTATTGATCCTGATTTTGGCCTTTTTCCTGCCTTGTTTGTTGGATACTACACTTGGTACTTGTGGTTCTTCTCCTGGTCCTTCTCTCTGGCTATCTACTGACTACGCGCCTGTCTCATCCCTTGGCTTGCCACATCCTGCTCTCCTGGTGACAAAACCCATCTCCGTTTTTGACCATATCACTAGTCCAACTGCGCTACCGCCAACAATTTGAGGCTTTTCTTGAGACCGTGACGTGGAGAACCTGCTACagcaaagtccatacctccttgcggGGGTTAAGGGTGAAAACCAGGGGAACCCTTAGACTCCACACCCCAGTCTAGCCTGCGCTAATTGAATTGCAGTTTTGAGAATTCTGGTTACTCTTCAATAGCTTTGTCATCTAAAACAACAATCCTTACAGACAAGTTCAGAAAATGGCAATCTAAAATTCATAATGTATGGCTAGATTTACAGAACATGATTGGTCACCGTGGTCACGTGATGTCTATGTAGATTAACTTATTATCACTCTTCACTGTAAACATAGGACGTGCAGAGACTCAAAGATCAGCACCGTACAAACAGATTTGAATCACTACTGTGACTAAGTATATTcaaaagtttatattttttttaattttggggtcatatgtatatttttaggtaaaaaaaaaatagcttaatAGTCGGGTGTTCCTAGAAAATGCATGAAAATTACAGTCTAAAAAAAAGATTAATTCTGATATTACATTTGTACATACATATTGCTATTTTACAGGCCTCTACCTGAAGACACAGGAATGGATACTCTTGGCTCTCCCACAGATGATATTACATCTTGTAGGTACCTTACTAAATCAAAAGTGTTTTTtagatgtaaaatataaaaaaaataatactaattATATTTATCCATGTATTTTCCTTTAGCTCCGCCAAGTACGTTAAACATCAGTGGATCTCATTGCAAGCGTAAAACACTAGTGGCTCCAGAGATTAATATCTCTTTAGACCAGAGTGAGGGCTCTGTACTTTCTGATGACTTCCTAGATACACCAGATGATCTAGACATCAATGTGGATGATATTGAAACTCCAGATGAAACTGACTCATTAGAGTTCTTGGGCAATGGAAATGAGTTGGAATGGGAAGGTAAGGATAGTGTACAAAAAACAAAGTGTCATATGAGATTGTATTGCTTGGGACAGCTACTTTATAAGCCAGAGTAGAGAGCTGCGCGGGGAACTAGGTGTAACCATGCATTACGTGGTCGCCCATTGAATTAAACTGGCGCTGTATAACACTACCTTTCTCCTACaattagctccaaaagccaaacgcctAACAATAACTCATCATTGGGGGAACTGTCAACTGTCCCTAGGATATGCCCTAACTTACTTATCATTCAGAATCATCCTGAAGTCCCCCTTTTGCGGCCCCTTTTTTAGAAATAGTAGGGGTCCCAACAGTTGTACCTTGAGCAATCAATAAgttacagtatatagtatatcctAGAGATATGCCTTAACTTATAGTCATGAGAAAATCTCTCAAGTCAAAATAGACTTGTGATATGTCAGAATTAGATGTAAGATGATTACATTAGTAAAGTCAGCTATTTGGGACCTACAACGCTTTCCAGAACCAACAGGTTCTATAGAGCACTTATATGCCTTTGGCACTACTCAGACTTCTGTTTCTCAAAATCTCACACACTATTAAAGTAAACTGCCGCTGATTTTAGTGGTTGCTTAGAATGTTGGTTCAGATTCTTAGTTATGGCCTGTGTTCTAGTTGATAAAGCAAtcataattacaaaaaaaaacttaccAATATACATGGTGTACAAGATTCAAACTCTTTCTTCACTCTGGGCCTGCTTCAGGTGAAGAAAATGTGTTTTCTGGTATCCAAGGGAGATGTCAATGGACATTGAGGGTAGTCTGCTTATTGCTATATCTTGCTTTATTCTGGTGGTGCTGTGTGTAAATATTGTTCTGCTAGTTGAGAGATCACTGCGCACAAACATAAGATCTCTAAAACATAATTTTCATATACACACCATGTGCAGTTATCAACAAACaaagcatttatggcataacaGAATCTAAGAGCTGCATGGAAAAGCAAACTGCATTACCACCCAGAGCTATGCCATCATACAACTTTTTTGGTAAAGGCATTTACAGGTGAAATAATTATACCTATAGATGACACACCCGTTGCAAGTGGCAAGAATATGCCTGGAGACAGTGCCGACTTGTTTGGTGATGGAGCTGTGGAAGAAGGGGGAACTACAAATGGACGCCTGTGGAGAACCGTGATCATTGGGGAGCAGGAACATCGCattgatctgcaaatgatcaaaccATACATGAAGGTGGTTACACATGGAGGTAAGAAGTTACTGCTGTTTAGATTTatctaataatattatattttcaaTGTTACCAGTAGAGATACATTTCTTCTTCTTACTGCAACACGTATAGTTTTTGGACTTTCTTTTAGCTAATTTCTCTcctgtttctttttttccaggGTACTATGGTGAGGGTCTGAACGCCATCATTGTGTTTGCAGCCTGTTGTTTACCAGACAGCAGCTGTCCAGATTACCATTACATCATGGAGAATCTTTTTCTGTACGTGGAGTTGACATTGTTGTGACCATGTATAGTGAGTAGATAAATATAATCAACCACGACCAACATTGCAGCATATATCAGCTTCTAATTTTAAGACGATTCTCCATTTCTATAAATAAAAGAAATGCTACATCAACTCTGATACTAGTAAAACGTGTAAACATTGGTATCATGGATCCAACTTAcaattaatttcaataaaatgtctTGACCCCCCACATATGTATATTTGTTGCATTGAATGCTTTCTCATCTTTAAAGAAGAGCATTGGATTAATTTCTTCTTTCGTAACCCAATTAGGAGACTTTGTATTCTTTATTTCTGGTACGGTGCAGAACTCATGGTTCAttaactaggatatgccatcaatggatAGTGAGCGTCCAACCACTGTGACCTCTGATGATCACAAGAAATAAATGTCAGCTACACTAGGAAAGTGAAGTGCCACTTTGTGTCCTGTCGGCTCTATGCAGCTTTTTCCAGAGTCCACATGGTTGGCCATTTACTATGTTTTTGCCTGTGGCAAAAGTATGCAAGATTACATGTGATcaggttttaaagaggctctgtcaccacattatatgtgccctatctcctacataatctgattggcgctgtaatgtagataacaacagtgttttttattttgaaaaacgatcatttttgagcaagttatgagcaattttagatttatgctaattcatttcttaatgcccaactaggcgtgtttttgcttttgaccaagtgggcgttgtaaagaggagtgtaagacgctgaccaatcagcgtcatacacttctctccattcatgtccatttgtactcagcacagcgtgatctcgctgtgctgtcacatacatccacattaactttactgaagtgtcttgagagtgaatagacatcacctccagccaggacgtaatgtctattcacactcctgacactttaGTGTGGGACTTAATTTAAAGCattgcgtgatctcgcgagatcatgataTGAatgacagcgtcatacactcctctttacaacgcccacttggtcaaaagtaaaaaaatgcccagttgggcattaagaaactaattagcataaatataaattgctcataacttgctcaaaaatgattgtttttcaaaataaaaaacactgttgttatctacattacggcgccgaacagattatgtaggagatagggcacatataatgtggtgacagagcctctttaaaactatATACACCtttgcaataacttttttttttactgaaatttgCGGATATTTTTGATTAAAAATCTTCCTCTGTTTGGGGTCAGTTTTTAttcagatctatgtgtctccatgattATAGACAACAAACAAAACCTGTGTGTAGTCAGATCATGCGGTTATACTCCCTTTCCATctgtgtaacacccatggccgcgggccgtctggtttactcaccccctgacgcccgcagccataaaTTACTCTGCtgtgccccttcctgccttgcctgagctttgttgtcgttacctatgttcatctctgcaaatggtcccttaagtgtcttccagttcccagtgttcccgtttctgttacctgtatcccgtgttatcctggtccaggTGCCGTATCGTGTTGGAGTCATGCTGCCCTGAGTACTACGCCTGCtctgttacaccacacctggtgcctgcctgctgccaaagtcctgtctgagcctgccttgctactgtctgaagttaccacaagtACACCTAttagaactatagactttgacctgtgtcctgttgtccatctgccataccgtcaaggcggtacggtccagtgggtccacgtaccctacgtgacaatctgtctaccaaatgtatgttagcAAAAAGTAGGAGACAGATGCAGGGAGTATGACTGAAGGACCATACTGCATAGTTATTTATTGTCTGCAACCATCGAGACATATAGGCATGATTAGTagctgtaaacacaaaatggTGTAAGATTTACTTGCAAAGTGGCTTGATTTTTTTAGatacattttgaaaataaaaaacggaTGGAAGGTGTGCATGCCCTTTACATATGTTTTATCGTACAAAATAGCCCATGCATTTTACTGCTTTTATTTGATTTTTGCAGGTATGTAATAAGCAGTTTGGAGTTGCTTGTGGCTGAGGATTACATGATCGTTTACCTGAATGGCGCCACACCTCGACGGAGAATGCCTGGGTTGGGATGGTTGAAGAAGTGCTATCAGATGATAGATAGGAGGTGAGTTCATATTGTGAACTAATGATGTACTCACTCTTATATATTGACTTTTTAGGATTTATCAAGGTGCCTAATTTCCGTGGATAGCCTAAAATAAGCTTATTTCCTGTCACTCACAAATAATAACTCATCCTATACTGTACCTTAAGCATACTGGAAATATACTGGCCAATAGAACGAGCCACATTTTAATTGGGGAAAAAGACATGAAATCTCGACATTTTATCTGGATCTCTGCTTCCTCAAGGGTGCCCATTTGTCTCATGCATATAGGGAAGCTGGTGCTGCCATAGAAACATAAAGAAATGTACAGTAGGAGTTACGTTTCCCCAAGAATCCCTTTGAAAAGTGACCCATGGTTTGATTTACTCAAATGGAAACATTTTTTGATATCTCACTAACAATTTAAGATGTAAATTCTAACCACAAATTGCCTTCAAATCTTCCATATGTCAGATTATCCAGGAAATAGGTTTAAAATCCTGTCTAGATGAGATAGAGCTTCAATAGTCCTCAGGAAACAT
Proteins encoded in this window:
- the ATCAY gene encoding caytaxin, with the translated sequence MGTTEATLRMENVDVEVKEEWQDEDFPRPLPEDTGMDTLGSPTDDITSSPPSTLNISGSHCKRKTLVAPEINISLDQSEGSVLSDDFLDTPDDLDINVDDIETPDETDSLEFLGNGNELEWEDDTPVASGKNMPGDSADLFGDGAVEEGGTTNGRLWRTVIIGEQEHRIDLQMIKPYMKVVTHGGYYGEGLNAIIVFAACCLPDSSCPDYHYIMENLFLYVISSLELLVAEDYMIVYLNGATPRRRMPGLGWLKKCYQMIDRRLRKNLKSLIIVHPSWFIRTVLAISRPFISVKFISKIQYVHSLEELEQIIPMENVHIPECVIQYDEERIKARRERAEEKGDNVEATSIPRPADLSCK